The proteins below come from a single Sorghum bicolor cultivar BTx623 chromosome 4, Sorghum_bicolor_NCBIv3, whole genome shotgun sequence genomic window:
- the LOC8084536 gene encoding putative germin-like protein 2-2 produces MASHTFLLAAALLSLSCFHAIASDPSLLQDFCVVDKMSTVRVNGFPCKDAKDVVAEDFFFQGLHIAGNTTNKQGSIVTPVNVAQIAGLNTLGISLARIDYAPYGLNPPHTHPRGTEILTVLEGSLYVGFVTSNPDNKLFAKVLNKGDVFVFPEGLIHFQFNYGTKSAVALAALSSQNPGVITVANAVFGSKPSISDDVLAKAFQVDKQTIDRIQAQF; encoded by the exons ATGGCGAGTCATACCTTCCTCCTAGCTGCAGCACTCTTGTCTTTGTCATGCTTTCATGCCATTGCCTCTGATCCAAGCCTACTCCAAGACTTCTGCGTTGTGGATAAGATGTCTACag TGCGTGTGAATGGGTTCCCATGCAAGGACGCAAAAGATGTTGTTGCTGAAGATTTCTTCTTCCAGGGCCTTCACATAGCCGGCAACACAACCAACAAGCAAGGCTCTATTGTGACACCGGTGAACGTGGCTCAGATTGCCGGGCTCAACACCTTGGGTATCTCTCTTGCCCGCATCGACTATGCACCCTATGGTCTTAACCCTCCTCACACACATCCGCGGGGCACTGAGATATTGACCGTGCTCGAGGGCTCCCTATACGTCGGCTTTGTCACATCAAACCCGGACAACAAGTTGTTCGCAAAAGTTCTTAACAAAGGGGATGTGTTCGTGTTCCCTGAGGGATTGATCCATTTCCAATTCAATTATGGAACAAAGAGTGCTGTGGCTCTTGCAGCATTGAGTAGCCAAAACCCCGGGGTGATCACTGTGGCCAACGCTGTATTTGGATCAAAGCCATCCATCTCGGATGATGTCCTTGCCAAGGCATTTCAAGTCGACAAACAAACTATTGACCGCATCCAAGCTCAGTTTTAG